One Chitinispirillales bacterium genomic window, ATTAATAATCAAGACAAAGAAATTTCAAATTTATTGGATTTGCTTGCAAGCGGTGAAGCGTCCATTATTTCCGAATTAATACTTACAAACTATAGCGACGAACGCTTTTTGTGGTCTGAAACTACGCTTTTTGAAGATGATTTCGCTCTTATTTCTCATTCAGAACTAAGAAATATCAACGTTTATGAAATATCATATTATAAGATAGCGTTAGTTAAAGGAACAGCATCCTCCACATTGTTTCGCAGTTGGTTTCCGTTTCACAAAGACTTCATAGAATACGACAATACAAATGCCGCATTTAACGCATTGATTCGAGGAGATGTAGATATGGTAATGGCAAGTCATAATAAACTCCTCATGCTGACAAATTACAGGGAACTTCCGGATTACAAGATAAACTTCTCATTCAATGATAATTTTAAATCTACATACGGTTATAAATCTACATTCGGATTCAATAAAGATGAAGTTATTTTACGTTCTATAGTTGACAAAGCTCTTCAAGTGATCGACGTAGAATCAATATCGGAAGAATGGTTGTGTAAAACTTATGATTACAAAATAAAAATGATGAAAATGCAAATTCCTTGGATGATTGGAGGTATAGTTGTTTTACTGATAATTCCCACAATTCTTTATCGACTTCGCAGACAAACCGAAGAAAGCAAAAAACTTGAGAAGCAAGTCTTTGAGCGAACCGCAGAACTTGAAATGCAACACTTACTCGCTTCTACTATAAATGATACCGCAGCGCTTCTTTTGGAATCAAATCCGTTAAATTATTGGGATGTCATAAATAATTGTGTCGGTATGATTGGAAGACAAATAGATGTAGATAGCGTGTGTTTGTGGCAATGTTTTAGAAATGAAGACGGGACGTGTTTTTACAAACGGGTGTGCAGTTGGTCGGGTAAAGAACAAGTAAAAAATTACGGATCGGAAGAATTAGCATATCAAGATGTTATTTCGGATATGGAAGAAACGCTTTTGCGCGGGGAATATGTAAGAAAAGTTCAAGATGAGTTTTCCAAAAGAGAACTTCTATATTTTGAACGTATGCATGTTCAATCTTTTGTAGCGGTTCCAATGTTTTTAGAAAATAATTTCTGGGGATTTGCCGGTTTTTACGATTGTCAAAGGACGCGTAAATTTTCCGTTCCCGAATGTTACTCGCTGTATTCGTGGGGATTGCTTACTACCAGCGCAATTCAACGCGGTATTATCGTAAACGACATGCAAAATACCTTGGCAAAACTTCAAACGGTTGTAGGCAAATATGCGGGTGTAATTTGGAGTGTAGATCTTAACGGGATAATAACAACATTTGACGGACAACTTTTGAGTGAAATAGGAATTGAAACATCGTCTATGCTAGGGAAATCTGTTGATTCCGTCAGTGAACTTAATAATTTTATTGATATTATCAAAAATGCAGAGAAAACATTCAGTGAAGGCGCACAGAACTGGTCTTGCGAAATCGACGGTCGCGTATTAAGATCTCACACGGCGCAAATAAAAGATACGAATGGGAACGTAATAGGCGTAGTCGGCAGCACGGACGACGTGTCGGAATCCATAAGAATTCAGAATGATTTGGCAAAAGCCGCAAAAGCCGCTGAAGCCGCAAATAAAACAAAGTCTGCTTTCCTGGCTAATATGAGCCATGAAATACGTACGCCTATGAATAGTATAATAGGATTTTCGGAATTAGCTATTAGTGACGATATCCCGACAAAAACTAAAGAATACATAGATAATATATCAAGAAGCGCAAAAGCATTGCTTCAAATTATAAATGATATTTTAGACCTCTCAAAAATTGAATCGGGAAAAATGGAGATAGAATCAATTCCGTTTAATCTTCACGACGTATTGTATCAGTGTAAAACGGTAATAACCCATAAAGCGGTTGAAAAAAATATAATACTGCATTTTTACGCAGAACCTATATTAAATAAAAAACTGCTTGGCGATCCGACCAAATTGCGTCAAGTGCTTATCAATCTTTTAAGTAATTCGATAAAATTTACAAATGTCGGCGCGGTCAAGCTTTCTGCAACCGCCGAAGATTTAACAGATAAAAGTTGTACGATACATTTTGAGGTTAAAGATAGCGGAATCGGCATATCTTCCGATGAATTAAAAAATATATTTGAACCGTTTGTACAAGCGGACGCCAGCATTACACGCAAATACGGGGGAACAGGATTAGGACTCCCAATAACAAAAAACATCGTTGAGTTGATGGGTGGTAAAATTACAGTGGAAAGTTCCCCTGGAATCGGTAGCAAATTTAGTTTTGATATTATATTTCAAACAATAGACGTCAACGAAAACGAGGACGGCGACGGCGACGGCGTTGAAGAAATCGTTGAAAAACCGATGTTCAGCGATGAAGAAATACTTGTATGTGAAGATAACGCAATGAACCAGCAAGTTATTACCGAGCATCTTTCCAGAGTCGGGCTTCGCACTGTAATCGCAGAAAACGGTAAAATAGGGATTGATCTTGTAAAGGAGCGCAAAAATAAAGGAGAAAAACCATTTTCATTGATTTTTATGGATATGCAAATGCCTGTTATGGATGGACTTGAAGCCGCTCCAAAAATCATGGAATTGGAAACACAAACGCCGATAGTTGCTATGACAGCGAATGTTATGTCCAACGAAATGGAATTTTACAGGAATGCCGGCATGAATGACTGCGTAGGTAAACCGTTTACAACACAGGAATTGTGGCATTGTTTGTTAAAATATATTACTCCAGCAAATAAGGCGTTTGCGGCTTCAAATATGCATGCAAGTATAGACAAAGACGCCGATGAAAAATTGCATAAACGCTTATTAATTGATTTTGTCAAAGATAATAAAAAAAAATTCGACGAAATTGTCGAAGCAATAAATAATGATGATATTAAACTTGCCCATCGATTGGCACATACTTTAAAAAGCACTGCTGGACTTATAGGTAAAATTTCGCTGCAAAACGCAGCCAATGATATTGAAAAAATGTTAAAAGACGGAAAAGATAATACGACAAAGGCAAGTATGGATATTCTTAAATTTGAGCTAAATACAGTTCTGAAAGATCTTATGCCGCTGCTTGAAAAAAGCGTAAAACTTACAAAAACGACAGAAAATCTTTCGGAAAAAGAAACACTAGTGCTTATTGAAAAATTAGAACATTTACTGAAAAGCGGCAATCCCGAATGTTTGGAACTTTCAGAAAAGCTAAATAGCATACCGGGAAGTGAAAATCTTATTGAATTGATGGAAAATTTTGATTTCGGACCGGCAGCCGCCGCGCTTGCTGATTTGAAGAAAGGATTGGGGATACTATAAATGGATATTACGCCAAAAAACAGTATACTGATAGTGGACGATGAAAAAACTAATCTTATGGCGCTAAATCATTTGTTGCATGAAAAATACACGGTTTATACGGCAAAAGACGGAAGAACCGCTATCGAAAGAGTGAAAGAATATTTACCGGATTTGGTTTTGTTAGATGTCATAATGCCGGAAATGAACGGATACGAGATACTTGCTGAAATTAGGAAACTAGACGGTAAAATTAAAGAAGTCCCCGTTATTTTCATTACCGGTCTCAGCGATAGTGAAAACGAAGAGAAAGGATTACTGTCGGGAGCAGCCGATTACATAGGTAAACCGTTTAGTTCGGCTATCGTAAAATTGAGAGTTCATAACCAATTACAAATCGTAAATCAGATGCGTATTATTGAACGTTTAAGCCAAATAGACCAATTGACAGGGATACCCAATAGGCGCAGTTTAGATAATCAGATGTTTGTGGAATGGGGAAGAGCGGTTAGAGAAAATATACCTATCGGTTTTTTGATGATTGATGTGGACAAGTTTAAAACATTTAACGACACATACGGACATCAGCACGGCGATGTTGTTTTGCAGACAGTTGCAAAAATTCTTACGCATACGTTAAAACGTTCAGGCGATTTTGCCGCTCGTTATGGAGGAGAAGAATTTTCAGTATTGCTTCCAAATACGGATATAGACGGAGTGACGGATATTGCCGAGCAAATTCGTAAGGCAATTGAAAAAGAATCAATACCTTGCAAAGACGGATCAATAACTAATGTTACGATTAGTATCGGGGTTCATTCGTTAGAGCCGTCGCAAAACGATACAATTCAGTCGTTGATTGCCAAAGCGGACGAAGCGCTTTATGCCGCTAAAAATACGGGTAGAAATAAAGTTTGCCGAGCCGAAGAAATTTTATTGGAAACGTGAAATAAAAACGCCTTGCTTTTAGTGTGAAGTTAATTTATTCCAGCCGATTGTTATCGCCATATTTATAGAAAATCCGAAAAACGGCGTTGTATTTGAATCTTCAAAAACATTTTCGGTTTTGGCGTTTGAAAATCCGCCGAAAATTTCCGCAGTATTGTGTTTGTATTCATAAACAAGTGAAAGCCAGCCGGCAGTTTCACGGTGTATGTTTCCGTAGGGAATTTTATCTTTTCGCGTTCCATGCATTGTTTCTATGTCGTAATTTATATCTCGTTCTCCCTGTCGTAGAAGCCAGAAGTACGCTTCGGTTTTCAAGCCGATTTTGTCGAAACAATGTCCGAGTTTTCCCCAGTATATCTGATT contains:
- a CDS encoding transporter substrate-binding domain-containing protein, producing the protein MKRIMNFFYVILVFISFPFFMIGCKKNPSKPDNKTSNIYTSFRNIPGVTKEEIKFVENIRKRFEFFVFGGNYGTELFIDSNGELDGFTVMFCDWLSDLFEMQFKPKIYKWDDLLEGLENGEVNFTGEMTATEERLKTYFMTGPIAQRPLISVTKKNSEPLSHIAKIRNLRYGFLSNVTTDKDIFARTVLNFEAIYINDYDVACNMLKNEEIDVFFEESPAEAVFGAHEEFNITPFFPLIFSPVSLTTQNKELEPFISIVNKALQNDGIKYLTNLYNNGYKIYKKNLLDTRLTEEERAYITERSVIPFAAENANYPICFYNAHKKTWNGIAIDLLKEIEFLTGLKFKRINNQDKEISNLLDLLASGEASIISELILTNYSDERFLWSETTLFEDDFALISHSELRNINVYEISYYKIALVKGTASSTLFRSWFPFHKDFIEYDNTNAAFNALIRGDVDMVMASHNKLLMLTNYRELPDYKINFSFNDNFKSTYGYKSTFGFNKDEVILRSIVDKALQVIDVESISEEWLCKTYDYKIKMMKMQIPWMIGGIVVLLIIPTILYRLRRQTEESKKLEKQVFERTAELEMQHLLASTINDTAALLLESNPLNYWDVINNCVGMIGRQIDVDSVCLWQCFRNEDGTCFYKRVCSWSGKEQVKNYGSEELAYQDVISDMEETLLRGEYVRKVQDEFSKRELLYFERMHVQSFVAVPMFLENNFWGFAGFYDCQRTRKFSVPECYSLYSWGLLTTSAIQRGIIVNDMQNTLAKLQTVVGKYAGVIWSVDLNGIITTFDGQLLSEIGIETSSMLGKSVDSVSELNNFIDIIKNAEKTFSEGAQNWSCEIDGRVLRSHTAQIKDTNGNVIGVVGSTDDVSESIRIQNDLAKAAKAAEAANKTKSAFLANMSHEIRTPMNSIIGFSELAISDDIPTKTKEYIDNISRSAKALLQIINDILDLSKIESGKMEIESIPFNLHDVLYQCKTVITHKAVEKNIILHFYAEPILNKKLLGDPTKLRQVLINLLSNSIKFTNVGAVKLSATAEDLTDKSCTIHFEVKDSGIGISSDELKNIFEPFVQADASITRKYGGTGLGLPITKNIVELMGGKITVESSPGIGSKFSFDIIFQTIDVNENEDGDGDGVEEIVEKPMFSDEEILVCEDNAMNQQVITEHLSRVGLRTVIAENGKIGIDLVKERKNKGEKPFSLIFMDMQMPVMDGLEAAPKIMELETQTPIVAMTANVMSNEMEFYRNAGMNDCVGKPFTTQELWHCLLKYITPANKAFAASNMHASIDKDADEKLHKRLLIDFVKDNKKKFDEIVEAINNDDIKLAHRLAHTLKSTAGLIGKISLQNAANDIEKMLKDGKDNTTKASMDILKFELNTVLKDLMPLLEKSVKLTKTTENLSEKETLVLIEKLEHLLKSGNPECLELSEKLNSIPGSENLIELMENFDFGPAAAALADLKKGLGIL
- a CDS encoding diguanylate cyclase — its product is MDITPKNSILIVDDEKTNLMALNHLLHEKYTVYTAKDGRTAIERVKEYLPDLVLLDVIMPEMNGYEILAEIRKLDGKIKEVPVIFITGLSDSENEEKGLLSGAADYIGKPFSSAIVKLRVHNQLQIVNQMRIIERLSQIDQLTGIPNRRSLDNQMFVEWGRAVRENIPIGFLMIDVDKFKTFNDTYGHQHGDVVLQTVAKILTHTLKRSGDFAARYGGEEFSVLLPNTDIDGVTDIAEQIRKAIEKESIPCKDGSITNVTISIGVHSLEPSQNDTIQSLIAKADEALYAAKNTGRNKVCRAEEILLET